CCCTGCCCCACCACCCCGTGCCCGCGCTGTTCGCAGCCGCCTGGGCACGGGTCCGCGGCGGGGACGCCCCCGCTTTCGAAGAACTGGACACCCGCGCAACCCGGAAGGGCCGCCGCCGATGACGAACGACACCACACCCACCATGGACAGCACCGCCGCGGCCCGCGTCCCGGATCGGGCGGCGCCGCCCGGCCGGGAGCACCGCCAGACCACGCCGCCCGAGGACCGGTACGCCACCGAGCTGGCCTTCCTGGCCGTCCACGACGCAGGGCCCCGCCCACCCGGCTGGCTGCTCACCCCGCGTGCCGTCGTCACCTTCGTGATGGGCAGCGCGGGCGAGGCACTGAGCCTGCCGAAGGGCGCCCGGTCAGGAGCCGGGGTGCCGCTCCGCCTGGTGATCGAACAGAAGTTCGTCGGCGAGCGCGCCCTGGTCGAACGGTGCGTGGTCACCCTCGCGGGAGAGCGCGGACTTCTCCTCGTGGGAGAACCCGGCACCGCCAAGTCCATGCTCTCCGAGCTGCTGTCTGCGGCCGTCTGCGGAACCAGCGCTCTCACCGTGCAAGGCACCGCCGGCACCACCGAGGACCAGCTCAGGTACGGCTGGAACTACGCGCTGCTGCTCGCCCAGGGGCCCACCGAGCAGGCCCTGGTGCCCTCGCCGGTGCTCACGGCCATGACCCGGGGGGCCGTCGCCCGTATCGAGGAGGTCACCCGCTGCCTGCCGGAGGTCCAGGACGCCCTCGTGTCGCTGCTTTCCGAGCGGCGGATCGCGGTCCCCGAACTGGCGGGCGGCGAAGGCTCCCAGGTGCACGCGGCCCCCGGCTTCACCCTCATCGCCACCGCCAACCTGCGGGACAAGGGCGTCTCGGAGATGTCCGCCGCGCTGAAGCGGCGCTTCAACTTCGAGACCGTGGGTCCCATCGGGGACGTGGACGCCGAGACCGCGCTCGTCCGGCGCCAGTCCCGGGCGGCCGTCGAACGGGTGGGCGCCGCCTACCAGGTGGACGACGCGGTCCTCGAAGCCCTTGTCACCGCCTTCCGGGACCTGCGTGAGGGCCACTCGGTGGAGGGCTGGGAGGTCGAGCGCCCCTCCACGGTGATGAGCACGGCGGAGGCTGTCTCCGTCGCGGGCTCCCTGGGCCTGGCCGCCGCCTACTTCCCCGGTGACCGGGACGTGCTCTCCCTCCTGCCCGGCCATCTGCTCGGGGTCGTCCGAAAGGACGACCCCGCCGACGCGGCACGGCTGCTGGGGTACTGGGACGGGCCGGTGCGCAGGCGTGCGGAGCAGGGTTCGGCCACCTGGCGTGCCCTGTGGGACCTGCGCGCGGTGCTGGAGAACTGACGGATGAGCGAGTCGACCACCCCCGGGACCCGGTCCACCGCCGAGGGGCCGCCCACGGCCGGTGCGCCGGTCGCTTCTCCGGCGCGGGGCCGGGCGGCCGGGCCCGCCGTCCCGGAAGCCGCGGCGGCGGCCCTCGCGGCGACCGGACCCGGCTTGCCGTTCCTGATCGGGGTGCGCCACCACGCACCCTCGTTGGCGGCCGCCCTCCCCGCGCTGCTGGACGCGGCTGCCCCCGACGTCCTCCTCGTCGAACTCCCCGCCGAGTTCCAGCCCTGGCTCGGCTGGCTCGCGCACGAGGAGACCGAGGCCCCGGTGGCGCTGGCCGCGGTGCTTGCCGAGGGGACCGGGCCCGGCTCGGCAGGTGCTGGGGGGCCCGCCTTCTACCCGTTCGCCGACTTCTCGCCCGAACTCGTCGCACTGCGCTGGGCGGCGAGAAACGGTGTCCCGGCCGTGGCCTGCGATCTCCCGCTGGCCGACCGGGCATGGGCGGGGGGCGGTCAGGGCACCCCCAACCCCGCCCCTGCCCCGGGAACCGACTCGGCACCCG
The DNA window shown above is from Streptomyces sp. NBC_00247 and carries:
- a CDS encoding ATP-binding protein, whose protein sequence is MTNDTTPTMDSTAAARVPDRAAPPGREHRQTTPPEDRYATELAFLAVHDAGPRPPGWLLTPRAVVTFVMGSAGEALSLPKGARSGAGVPLRLVIEQKFVGERALVERCVVTLAGERGLLLVGEPGTAKSMLSELLSAAVCGTSALTVQGTAGTTEDQLRYGWNYALLLAQGPTEQALVPSPVLTAMTRGAVARIEEVTRCLPEVQDALVSLLSERRIAVPELAGGEGSQVHAAPGFTLIATANLRDKGVSEMSAALKRRFNFETVGPIGDVDAETALVRRQSRAAVERVGAAYQVDDAVLEALVTAFRDLREGHSVEGWEVERPSTVMSTAEAVSVAGSLGLAAAYFPGDRDVLSLLPGHLLGVVRKDDPADAARLLGYWDGPVRRRAEQGSATWRALWDLRAVLEN